One genomic window of Struthio camelus isolate bStrCam1 chromosome 1, bStrCam1.hap1, whole genome shotgun sequence includes the following:
- the F7 gene encoding coagulation factor VII — MVSRLYTALFLCFPLLIPLSLDAVFLKQEEATSLLQRQRRANSFFEEIKLGSLERECMEEKCSFEEAREIYHDDERTTEFWHIYSDPNQCDSNPCQNGGSCDDQLQDYVCRCPKEYEGKNCEKAVTDQMKCIYNNGGCEQYCADDKQSEKRRCFCADDYTLASDGVSCIPQVKYPCGKIPVLAKKNATAEGRIVGGLICPHGECPWQALIIQNQKEKCGGTLLSPEWVVTAAHCLDYAHAAQLWVRLGDHALNYDEKTEQESAVTKKIVHEGYKNGQVDNDIALLRLETPVNLTDYVVPICLPEERFAVDELSSIKFSTVSGWGRLIDGGATSAYLMRVDLPRVKTQECEKETDLNITENMFCAGDLSGTKDSCKGDSGGPHATKYKNTWFLTGIVSWGKGCAVKGSYGVYTRVSKYIDWLKKHMD, encoded by the exons ATGGTTTCCAGGCTGTACacagctttgtttctctgcttcccGCTCCTGATTCCTCTTTCTCTGGATGCAG tctttttaaagCAGGAAGAGGCAACCAGTCTTTtgcaaaggcaaagaagagccAATAGCTTCTTTGAAGAGATAAAACTGGGGTCACTAGAGCGAGAATGCATGGAAGAAAAGTGTTCGTTTGAGGAAGCAAGAGAAATTTACCACGACGATGAAAGGACA ACAGAATTCTGGCACATCTATTCTG ACCCTAACCAGTGTGACTCCAATCCCTGTCAGAACGGTGGGAGTTGTGATGATCAGCTTCAGGATTATGTTTGCCGTTGTCCCAAGGAATATGAGGGCAAAAACTGTGAAAAAG CTGTGACTGACCAAATGAAGTGTATTTACAACAATGGTGGCTGTGAACAGTACTGTGCTGATGACAAGCAGTCTGAAAAACGAAGGTGCTTCTGTGCGGATGATTACACTTTAGCAAGTGATGGCGTGTCCTGCATTCCCCAAG TGAAATATCCATGTGGAAAAATACCAGTGTTGgccaaaaaaaatgcaactgcagAAGGCAGAATAGTAGGTGGTCTCATCTGTCCTCACGGTGAATGTCCATGGCAA GCCCTTATAATacagaatcagaaagaaaagtgTGGAGGTACCCTGCTTTCACCTGAGTGGGTGGTCACTGCAGCTCATTGTTTGGACTATGCTCATGCTGCACAGCTTTGGGTAAGACTAG GTGACCATGCGTTAAATTATGATGAGAAAACTGAACAAGAGAGCGCAGTTACCAAGAAAATTGTTCATGAAGGATATAAGAACGGACAAGTCGATAATGACATTGCCCTCCTGAGACTGGAAACACCTGTGAACCTCACCGATTATGTGGTACCAATATGTTTGCCTGAAGAACGGTTTGCAGTGGACGAGCTGTCCTCCATCAAGTTCTCCACAGTGAGCGGATGGGGACGTCTAATAGATGGAGGTGCTACTTCTGCTTATCTGATGAGAGTTGATTTGCCACGTGTGAAGACACAAGAATGTGAAAAGGAGACTGATTTAAATATTACAGAGAATATGTTCTGTGCAGGAGACCTGAGCGGCACTAAAGACTCCTGCAAGGGAGACAGTGGTGGACCTCATGCCACAAAGTACAAGAACACTTGGTTTCTGACTGGGATTGTCAGCTGGGGGAAGGGCTGTGCTGTTAAAGGCAGCTACGGGGTTTATACAAGAGTATCCAAATACATTGACTGGTTAAAGAAGCACATGGATTAG